From a single Thermoanaerobaculia bacterium genomic region:
- a CDS encoding response regulator — MSHRILVVDDEVAFLLGIRKVLSRLECDVDTAESIEQAEKILKEDKFDVVITDLRLTGVLGEEGLEIIRYVRELNPETRCILVTGYGSPAIREKAYTEGVDYYFEKPVPPKTIVESLVALGVQERQAKA; from the coding sequence ATGAGCCATCGGATCCTGGTTGTGGATGATGAAGTCGCGTTTCTTCTGGGCATCCGCAAAGTCCTTTCGCGTCTCGAATGTGATGTGGATACTGCGGAAAGTATCGAGCAGGCGGAAAAGATCCTGAAGGAGGATAAGTTTGACGTCGTCATTACCGATCTTCGACTCACCGGTGTCCTTGGTGAGGAGGGTCTTGAGATTATCCGCTATGTTCGTGAGCTGAATCCCGAGACTCGCTGCATCCTTGTGACGGGGTACGGGAGCCCTGCCATTCGGGAGAAAGCCTATACCGAGGGTGTGGACTATTACTTTGAAAAACCGGTCCCGCCGAAGACGATTGTAGAATCGCTCGTCGCGCTTGGCGTACAGGAACGCCAGGCTAAGGCGTAA